A single genomic interval of Canis lupus dingo isolate Sandy chromosome 6, ASM325472v2, whole genome shotgun sequence harbors:
- the ACTL6B gene encoding actin-like protein 6B, producing the protein MSGGVYGGDEVGALVFDIGSFSVRAGYAGEDCPKADFPTTVGLLAAEEGGGLELEGEKEKKGKIFHIDTNALHVPRDGAEVMSPLKNGMIEDWECFRAILDHTYSKHVKSEPNLHPVLMSEAPWNTRAKREKLTELMFEQYNIPAFFLCKTAVLTAFANGRSTGLVLDSGATHTTAIPVHDGYVLQQGIVKSPLAGDFISMQCRELFQEMAIDIIPPYMIAAKEPVREGAPPNWKKKEKLPQVSKSWHNYMCNEVIQDFQASVLQVSDSPYDEQVAAQMPTVHYEMPNGYNTDYGAERLRIPEGLFDPSNVKGLSGNTMLGVGHVVTTSIGMCDIDIRPGLYGSVIVTGGNTLLQGFTDRLNRELSQKTPPSMRLKLIASNSTMERKFSPWIGGSILASLGTFQQMWISKQEYEEGGKQCVERKCP; encoded by the exons ATGAGCGGGGGCGTCTACGGCGGAG ATGAGGTGGGGGCGCTGGTCTTTGACATTGGCTCCTTCTCAGTCCGCGCTGGGTACGCTGGGGAGGACTGCCCCAAG GCTGACTTCCCCACCACGGTGGGGCTGCTGGCCGCGGAGGAGGGGGGCGGGCTGGAGctggagggggagaaagagaagaaagggaagatcTTCCACATCGACACCAACGCCCTGCATGTGCCTCGGGATGGAGCAGAGGTCATGTCGCCCCTCAAGAATGGCATGA TTGAGGACTGGGAATGCTTCCGCGCCATCCTGGATCACACCTACAGTAAACACGTCAAGTCCGAGCCCAACCTGCATCCAGTGCTCATGTCTGAGGCCCCG TGGAACACACGGGCCAAGCGGGAGAAGCTGACAGAGCTGATGTTCGAGCAATACAACATTCCTGCCTTCTTCTTATGCAAGACAGCTGTACTTACTGC CTTTGCAAACGGACGTTCCACGGGCCTAGTGCTGGACAGTGGGGCCACCCATACCACCGCCATCCCAGTACATGATGGCTACGTCCTACAGCAAG GCATTGTCAAGTCGCCCCTAGCAGGGGACTTCATCTCCATGCAGTGCCGGGAGCTCTTCCAGGAAATGGCCATTGACATCATTCCACCTTACATGATTGCTGCCAAG GAACCTGTACGGGAGGGCGCCCCTCCAAactggaagaagaaggagaagctcCCCCAGGTTTCCAAGTCCTGGCATAACTACATGTGCAAT gaggtGATCCAGGACTTCCAGGCCTCTGTGCTACAGGTCTCAGACTCTCCCTATGATGAGCA GGTGGCTGCGCAGATGCCCACGGTACACTATGAGATGCCCAATGGCTACAACACAGACTATGGTGCTGAACGGCTCCGCATTCCCGAGGGCCTGTTCGATCCCTCCAATGTCAAG GGCCTGTCGGGGAACACCATGTTGGGTGTGGGCCACGTGGTGACCACCAGCATAGGCATGTGTGACATCGACATTCGCCCG GGCTTGTATGGCAGTGTCATTGTCACCGGTGGAAATACCCTGCTCCAGGGCTTCACTGACAGGCTCAATCGGGAGCTTTCCCAGAAGACCCCACCG AGCATGCGGCTGAAGCTCATCGCCAGCAACAGCACCATGGAGCGCAAGTTCAGCCCCTGGATTGGGggctccatcttggcctcactg GGCACTTTCCAACAGATGTGGATCTCCAAGCAGGAATatgaggagggagggaagcagtgCGTGGAGCGGAAGTGCCCCTGA